The following are encoded together in the Trachemys scripta elegans isolate TJP31775 chromosome 7, CAS_Tse_1.0, whole genome shotgun sequence genome:
- the LOC117880437 gene encoding solute carrier family 22 member 6-A-like: MSFPEVLDHIGGMGRFQVMHVAFLAIPLLMLASHNLLQNFTAGIPEHYCQVRIMANYTHHANLTASLPAEDLLRVSIPMDRSQKPEKCQRFVTTQWQLLNPNATSTNTIELDTEPCVDGWTYDKSLFTDTIITEWDLVCESRTLRQMAQSLYMAGVLVGSAVFGRLGDRFGRKALLIWCYLQMAVTGICAAFSPNFTMYCAFRFLTGLAISGISVNSVSLCIEWIPTNVRAIVGTINGYSYTTGQFILAGVAYAIPDWRWLQLTVSLPFFVFFLYSWLFVESARWLVISGKPEQAVKGLRKVARINGKMEEGDKLSTEVLKSNMQKELSSAKSSHTITDLVRTPTMRKISCGVSCIWFSTSFSYYGLAMDLQNFNVNVYLTQLIFGAVDFPAKFISVLTIIFIGRRFSQAFSLVLAGLCILANIFVPQELQTMRMVFAVIGKGSLAASFNCAYIFSGELFPTVIRQTGLGLGGTMARVGSIMAPLVRLTGEFFPSLPLIIYGAAPIVSGIATCLLPETHNVPLPETIDEVERQSRNTLKDELQMNVLLHST, from the exons ATGAGTTTTCCAGAAGTTCTGGACCACATTGGTGGCATGGGACGCTTTCAAGTCATGCATGTGGCATTCCTGGCCATCCCACTCTTAATGCTGGCCAGCCATAACCTCCTGCAGAACTTCACTGCTGGGATCCCAGAGCATTACTGTCAAGTGCGCATCATGGCCAACTACACCCATCATGCCAATCTCACAGCCAGCCTACCTGCTGAAGATCTGCTCCGGGTTTCCATTCCCATGGACAGGAGCCAGAAGCCGGAGAAGTGCCAGCGGTTTGTCACCACCCAGTGGCAGCTCCTAAACCCAAATGCCACAAGCACCAACACCATAGAGCTGGATACTGAGCCGTGTGTAGACGGGTGGACCTATGATAAGAGCCTGTTCACTGACACCATTATAACAGAG TGGGATTTGGTGTGTGAGTCCAGGACACTCCGACAAATGGCGCAGTCGCTCTACATGGCTGGTGTGCTGGTGGGGTCAGCTGTGTTTGGACGCCTCGGGGACAG GTTTGGCCGGAAAGCCCTCCTGATCTGGTGCTACCTGCAAATGGCGGTAACAGGCATCTGTGCTGCTTTCTCCCCCAACTTCACCATGTACTGCGCCTTCCGCTTCCTCACCGGCCTGGCCATTTCCGGCATCTCGGTCAATTCTGTCTCGCTGT GCATAGAGTGGATCCCCACCAATGTTCGGGCCATTGTGGGCACCATCAATGGATACTCCTACACTACTGGGCAATTCATTCTGGCTGGGGTGGCCTACGCTATCCCAGATTGGCGCTGGCTACAGCTCACAGTCTCCCTGcctttctttgtcttctttcttTACTCCTG GTTGTTTGTAGAGTCTGCCCGCTGGCTGGTGATATCAGGAAAACCAGAACAGGCAGTGAAAGGGCTGAGAAAGGTTGCTAGGATCAATGGGAAAATGGAAGAAGGAGACAAACTCAGCACTGAG GTCTTGAAATCCAACATGCAGAAGGAACTGTCCTCAGCCAAATCTAGCCATACCATCACGGACCTGGTACGCACACCCACCATGCGCAAAATCTCCTGCGGAGTCTCCTGCATATG GTTCTCCACCAGCTTTTCCTATTACGGCTTGGCCATGGACTTGCAGAACTTCAATGTCAATGTCTACTTGACCCAGCTGATCTTTGGAGCAGTTGATTTTCCAGCCAAGTTCATCTCAGTCCTCACCATCATTTTCATTGGACGCCGTTtctcccaggccttttccttggtCCTAGCCGGACTGTGCATCCTAGCTAATATTTTTGTGCCACAAG AACTGCAGACCATGCGCATGGTCTTCGCTGTGATCGGAAAAGGCTCCCTGGCTGCATCATTTAACTGTGCCTATATATTTTCTGGAGAGCTGTTCCCAACGGTGATCAG GCAGACCGGGCTGGGACTAGGCGGCACCATGGCTCGGGTTGGTAGCATCATGGCTCCACTTGTTCGGCTGACTGGTGAAttcttcccatccctgcccctgatTATCTATGGAGCTGCCCCTATTGTCTCCGGCATCGCAACCTGCCTACTGCCAGAGACACACAACGTGCCATTGCCTGAGACCATAGACGAAGTGGAAAGACA atcaAGAAATACGCTCAAGGATGAACTACAAATGAATGTCCTCCTTCATTCTACATAG
- the LOC117880438 gene encoding solute carrier family 22 member 6-B-like isoform X2 codes for METEPCMDGWIYDKSVFTSTIITEWDLVCGSRTLKQMAQSIYMAGVLVGAIVFGSLSDKFGRKSLLIWSCLQMAITGSCAAFSSNFTMYCVFRFLTGMALSGINLNCVSLSVEWTPTKLRAAVGMVTGYSYSIGQFILAGLAYVIPDWRWLQLAVSVPYFFFFFYGWWFTESARWLATAGKLNQALKELQKVARINGRKEEGDKLSVEDLRASLQKEMSSAKSTHTAADLVRTPSVRRISWCLCFVWFSTSFAYYGLAMDLQNFGVSIYLIQVVYGAVDIPAKLIGFFMISFIGRRVTQASALILAGLAILANIFVPQDLQTLRTLLAVFGKGCLAASFNCAFLYTGELYPTVIRQTGMGFANTLARVGGIVAPLVQMTSEYLPSLPLIIYGAAPIVSGIATCFLPETRNMPLPDTIEDVERQRRSRVITDVGRKDKVPLKASRLEPLKEII; via the exons ATGGAAACGGAGCCCtgtatggatggatggatatatGACAAGAGTGTTTTCACCTCCACCATCATCACCGAG TGGGATCTGGTGTGTGGCTCACGGACATTGAAACAGATGGCTCAGTCGATCTATATGGCCGGAGTCCTGGTGGGAGCGATTGTGTTTGGAAGTCTCTCTGACAA GTTTGGACGGAAGTCACTCTTGATCTGGTCCTGTCTGCAAATGGCCATCACCGGCTCTTGCGCTGCTTTCTCATCTAACTTTACCATGTACTGCGTTTTCCGCTTCCTGACTGGAATGGCTCTGTCGGGGATCAACCTCAACTGTGTGTCCCTCT CTGTGGAGTGGACCCCCACCAAACTCCGGGCAGCAGTTGGCATGGTGACAGGATATAGCTACAGCATCGGGCAGTTCATTCTGGCTGGGCTAGCCTATGTCATCCCAGATTGGCGCTGGCTGCAGCTGGCTGTTTCGGTGccctatttcttcttcttcttctatggCTG GTGGTTCACAGAGTCGGCCCGCTGGCTTGCAACAGCCGGCAAACTGAACCAGGCATTAAAGGAGTTGCAGAAAGTGGCACGAATAAATGGGCGAAAGGAAGAAGGGGACAAACTCAGCGTAGAG GACTTGAGAGCCAGCCTGCAAAAAGAAATGTCCTCAGCCAaatccacacacacagctgccGATCTGGTGCGCACACCGTCTGTACGCAGGATATCCTGGTGCCTGTGCTTCGTATG GTTCTCCACCAGCTTTGCCTATTATGGGCTGGCCATGGATCTGCAGAATTTTGGGGTCAGTATTTACCTCATCCAAGTGGTATACGGAGCAGTCGACATCCCTGCAAAGCTGATTGGTTTCTTCATGATCAGTTTCATTGGCCGGAGAGTCACCCAGGCTTCTGCTCTCATCCTAGCAGGGCTTGCGATCCTGGCCAACATATTTGTGCCACAAG ATCTGCAGACCCTGCGCACTCTTCTGGCTGTGTTTGGAAAAGGTTGCCTGGCTGCCTCATTCAACTGTGCCTTCCTCTATACGGGAGAGCTCTACCCCACGGTGATTAG ACAGACCGGAATGGGGTTTGCGAACACCCTGGCTCGGGTGGGCGGCATAGTGGCCCCGCTTGTGCAAATGACCAGTGAGTACTTGCCGTCCCTGCCGCTGATCATCTATGGAGCTGCCCCTATTGTATCCGGCATCGCCACCTGCTTCCTCCCTGAGACCCGTAACATGCCACTGCCGGACACCATAGAAGACGTCGAGAGGCA GAGAAGGTCCAGAGTGATTACAGATGTAGGACGGAAAGACAAGGTTCCGCTGAAAGCCTCCAGATTGGAACCACTCAAGGAAATCATTTAA
- the LOC117880438 gene encoding solute carrier family 22 member 6-B-like isoform X1 translates to MTFAELLEQVGSMGRFQIIHVMLLVLPILLMASHNILQNFTAATPGHHCHIAIVANYTCDDNFTDVLYCQELLRISIPVDGNQQPEKCLRFISAQWQLLDPNATTTNGTEMETEPCMDGWIYDKSVFTSTIITEWDLVCGSRTLKQMAQSIYMAGVLVGAIVFGSLSDKFGRKSLLIWSCLQMAITGSCAAFSSNFTMYCVFRFLTGMALSGINLNCVSLSVEWTPTKLRAAVGMVTGYSYSIGQFILAGLAYVIPDWRWLQLAVSVPYFFFFFYGWWFTESARWLATAGKLNQALKELQKVARINGRKEEGDKLSVEDLRASLQKEMSSAKSTHTAADLVRTPSVRRISWCLCFVWFSTSFAYYGLAMDLQNFGVSIYLIQVVYGAVDIPAKLIGFFMISFIGRRVTQASALILAGLAILANIFVPQDLQTLRTLLAVFGKGCLAASFNCAFLYTGELYPTVIRQTGMGFANTLARVGGIVAPLVQMTSEYLPSLPLIIYGAAPIVSGIATCFLPETRNMPLPDTIEDVERQRRSRVITDVGRKDKVPLKASRLEPLKEII, encoded by the exons ATGACTTTTGCAGAACTTTTAGAGCAGGTCGGCAGTATGGGCCGTTTCCAAATTATCCATGTTATGTTACTGGTCCTGCCAATATTACTGATGGCCAGCCACAACATCCTGCAGAACTTTACCGCTGCTACCCCTGGGCACCACTGCCATATTGCCATTGTTGCTAACTACACTTGTGATGACAACTTTACTGACGTCCTATATTGCCAGGAGCTCCTCAGGATCTCCATCCCCGTGGATGGGAACCAGCAGCCGGAGAAGTGTCTCCGATTCATCTCCGCCCAGTGGCAGCTCCTAGACCCAAATGCCACAACAACCAATGGGACTGAAATGGAAACGGAGCCCtgtatggatggatggatatatGACAAGAGTGTTTTCACCTCCACCATCATCACCGAG TGGGATCTGGTGTGTGGCTCACGGACATTGAAACAGATGGCTCAGTCGATCTATATGGCCGGAGTCCTGGTGGGAGCGATTGTGTTTGGAAGTCTCTCTGACAA GTTTGGACGGAAGTCACTCTTGATCTGGTCCTGTCTGCAAATGGCCATCACCGGCTCTTGCGCTGCTTTCTCATCTAACTTTACCATGTACTGCGTTTTCCGCTTCCTGACTGGAATGGCTCTGTCGGGGATCAACCTCAACTGTGTGTCCCTCT CTGTGGAGTGGACCCCCACCAAACTCCGGGCAGCAGTTGGCATGGTGACAGGATATAGCTACAGCATCGGGCAGTTCATTCTGGCTGGGCTAGCCTATGTCATCCCAGATTGGCGCTGGCTGCAGCTGGCTGTTTCGGTGccctatttcttcttcttcttctatggCTG GTGGTTCACAGAGTCGGCCCGCTGGCTTGCAACAGCCGGCAAACTGAACCAGGCATTAAAGGAGTTGCAGAAAGTGGCACGAATAAATGGGCGAAAGGAAGAAGGGGACAAACTCAGCGTAGAG GACTTGAGAGCCAGCCTGCAAAAAGAAATGTCCTCAGCCAaatccacacacacagctgccGATCTGGTGCGCACACCGTCTGTACGCAGGATATCCTGGTGCCTGTGCTTCGTATG GTTCTCCACCAGCTTTGCCTATTATGGGCTGGCCATGGATCTGCAGAATTTTGGGGTCAGTATTTACCTCATCCAAGTGGTATACGGAGCAGTCGACATCCCTGCAAAGCTGATTGGTTTCTTCATGATCAGTTTCATTGGCCGGAGAGTCACCCAGGCTTCTGCTCTCATCCTAGCAGGGCTTGCGATCCTGGCCAACATATTTGTGCCACAAG ATCTGCAGACCCTGCGCACTCTTCTGGCTGTGTTTGGAAAAGGTTGCCTGGCTGCCTCATTCAACTGTGCCTTCCTCTATACGGGAGAGCTCTACCCCACGGTGATTAG ACAGACCGGAATGGGGTTTGCGAACACCCTGGCTCGGGTGGGCGGCATAGTGGCCCCGCTTGTGCAAATGACCAGTGAGTACTTGCCGTCCCTGCCGCTGATCATCTATGGAGCTGCCCCTATTGTATCCGGCATCGCCACCTGCTTCCTCCCTGAGACCCGTAACATGCCACTGCCGGACACCATAGAAGACGTCGAGAGGCA GAGAAGGTCCAGAGTGATTACAGATGTAGGACGGAAAGACAAGGTTCCGCTGAAAGCCTCCAGATTGGAACCACTCAAGGAAATCATTTAA